One Methylomonas sp. LL1 DNA window includes the following coding sequences:
- a CDS encoding sensor domain-containing diguanylate cyclase has product MEEDITTELCVLQSHLDGILDRVYHNSLTLKRLQAFEMRLLGLNSLAEMIEFILGETKDLFDLDIVSLCLLDSKDDISTCLANDNYQFQTRAGLLLAKEEALFKQRFDFAHRPLLGIYHAENYGKFFDLQSPSPSSVILAPLIRRGKYLGSLNLGSYRPDRFICNMATDFIEHLASVLSVCLENILTFETMRRTSLVDPLTGVNNRRFLEQRIEEELDRSQRSRDPLSCLFLDIDFFKRINDGHGHQAGDHVLASVAGAIKKQLRSNDVLSRYGGEEFVALLSQSDQVRAGEIAERIRMAISALSIQFNQRDIPVTLSIGTATFLPMAGKIQVAEIAGQLIQTADAALYQAKHNGRNRVESGGSIDVAWIDKDC; this is encoded by the coding sequence TTGGAAGAAGATATCACAACCGAACTGTGTGTGTTGCAAAGCCATCTGGATGGCATTCTGGATCGCGTATATCATAACAGCCTGACTCTGAAGCGCTTGCAAGCCTTCGAAATGCGTTTGTTGGGGCTGAACTCCCTGGCCGAGATGATCGAATTCATTTTGGGCGAAACCAAGGATTTGTTCGACCTGGATATTGTCAGCCTCTGTCTGCTGGACTCCAAGGATGACATCTCCACTTGTTTGGCCAACGACAATTATCAATTCCAAACGCGCGCCGGATTGTTACTCGCCAAGGAGGAGGCTTTGTTCAAGCAACGTTTCGATTTCGCGCACCGGCCATTGCTCGGTATATACCATGCCGAAAATTATGGGAAATTCTTTGATTTGCAATCTCCTAGTCCTTCATCGGTGATACTCGCGCCATTGATCCGGCGCGGCAAATATTTGGGTTCGCTGAATCTCGGCAGTTACCGGCCGGATCGGTTCATTTGCAACATGGCCACCGACTTTATCGAACACTTGGCTTCGGTACTCAGTGTTTGCTTGGAAAATATCCTGACTTTCGAGACGATGCGCCGCACCAGTCTGGTCGATCCTTTAACCGGCGTGAATAATCGGCGCTTTCTGGAACAACGGATCGAGGAAGAACTGGATCGTAGTCAACGCAGCCGCGATCCTTTGTCTTGCCTGTTTTTGGATATCGATTTCTTCAAACGCATCAACGATGGTCATGGCCATCAAGCCGGGGACCATGTATTGGCTTCGGTGGCGGGCGCGATTAAAAAGCAGTTGCGCAGCAATGACGTGTTATCGCGTTATGGCGGTGAGGAGTTTGTCGCTTTGCTGTCGCAAAGTGATCAGGTCAGGGCGGGCGAAATTGCCGAGCGAATCCGGATGGCAATCTCCGCTTTGTCGATTCAGTTTAACCAACGCGATATTCCGGTGACTTTGTCTATCGGCACGGCCACTTTTTTACCGATGGCAGGTAAAATACAGGTAGCCGAAATAGCCGGACAGTTGATTCAGACGGCGGATGCCGCTTTGTACCAAGCCAAGCATAACGGCAGGAATAGGGTTGAAAGCGGCGGGTCAATTGATGTGGCTTGGATTGACAAGGATTGTTAG
- a CDS encoding SAM-dependent methyltransferase has product MNTKPPFAMLFSVGMISAAALAYEVLLMRLFAIIQWHHFAFMVISLALLGYGVSGAVLALKREWLMQHFARILVANMLLFAAAAPLCFQLAQAIPFNPAEMLWAPVQWLYLCAIYLLLAIPFFFAANVIGSAFYQYRDRVSSVYAADLLGAGAGSLGIILLLFLIFPQKILTVPIVLAMAAALIAANYGLPEKGTMFGAWFSAPVILGVAVIFMLTEFMTLNVSPYKGLNQLLRVPGTKIIARDTSPLGLLSVVSSGITPLRHAPGLSLNATAEPPEQLAVFIDADNISAITRYNGNPASVSYLDQTTSALPYHLNRIDDILILGAGTGSDILQARYHGVNQIDAVELNGRIVALVKEKYADFSGHIYASPGIKVHVDDARGYLATTNKTHKLVNISLLDGFGSAAGLYSLAENYLYTEQAIRDYLRHLSPDGFLSITRWIKVPPRDEVKLLATVIAALKKAGIQQPGQQMLMIRGWQTSTLLIKNGVITRHEIDSLKQFCQARGFDPVYYPGIAEAEVNRFNMQQQPYLYRSITALLGDDSRAFMAAYKFNVEVATDDKPYLFHFFKWETLPEVLPLLRSGGGFLLESGYLLLVAALAQAIFASLILIGLPLCLCGNKLGIQPGSSNHLNILLYFFCLGLAFLFIEIAFIQKFVLILHHPLYAVTVVLGTFLLSAGAGSHYSRKYPAIGKRPPVLMPIAAIAGLSLLYVLNFEAIGGFVLGLGLVGRYLLSVLLIAPLGFCMGMPFPMALARLSQTAPALIPWAWGINGCASVISAILATLIAMQFGFTALIMLAIGFYGLALWCFPTLAR; this is encoded by the coding sequence ATGAACACAAAGCCCCCTTTTGCCATGCTGTTTTCCGTCGGCATGATTTCGGCGGCCGCGCTGGCGTACGAAGTGTTGTTGATGCGGCTGTTTGCCATCATTCAATGGCATCATTTCGCCTTCATGGTCATCAGTCTGGCACTCCTGGGTTATGGTGTCAGCGGCGCGGTGCTGGCATTGAAACGCGAATGGTTGATGCAACACTTTGCCCGGATCTTGGTCGCGAACATGTTGTTATTCGCTGCCGCCGCCCCCTTGTGTTTTCAGCTGGCGCAAGCGATTCCCTTCAATCCGGCTGAAATGCTCTGGGCGCCGGTACAATGGTTGTATTTGTGCGCTATCTATTTGCTGTTGGCGATACCGTTCTTTTTTGCGGCCAATGTCATAGGCTCGGCGTTTTACCAGTATCGGGACAGGGTCTCTTCAGTGTATGCGGCTGATTTACTGGGTGCCGGTGCCGGTAGCTTGGGCATCATCTTGCTGCTGTTTTTAATTTTTCCGCAAAAGATTTTGACCGTACCGATCGTGCTGGCAATGGCCGCCGCGCTGATCGCGGCCAATTATGGTTTGCCTGAGAAGGGGACTATGTTCGGGGCCTGGTTTAGTGCGCCGGTGATCCTCGGCGTGGCGGTGATTTTCATGTTAACCGAGTTTATGACACTGAATGTCTCGCCGTACAAGGGGCTGAACCAATTACTGCGCGTGCCGGGTACCAAAATCATAGCCCGCGATACCAGCCCGCTGGGCCTGCTCAGTGTGGTGAGTAGCGGCATTACCCCTTTGCGCCATGCGCCGGGCCTGAGTCTGAATGCCACCGCCGAGCCGCCCGAGCAACTGGCGGTGTTTATCGACGCCGACAACATATCCGCCATCACCCGCTATAACGGCAATCCGGCAAGCGTTAGCTATTTGGATCAAACCACATCGGCGCTGCCTTATCATTTAAACCGGATCGACGACATCCTGATTCTCGGTGCCGGCACCGGCAGTGATATTTTGCAGGCCCGCTATCATGGCGTTAATCAAATTGATGCGGTCGAGTTGAATGGGCGGATCGTAGCCTTGGTCAAGGAAAAATACGCGGATTTTTCCGGTCATATTTATGCTAGCCCTGGGATCAAGGTCCATGTCGACGATGCACGCGGTTATTTGGCTACTACGAATAAAACCCATAAGCTGGTCAATATTTCCTTGTTGGACGGTTTTGGTTCTGCGGCGGGCCTTTATTCCTTGGCCGAAAATTACCTTTATACCGAACAAGCCATACGAGACTATCTACGCCACCTAAGCCCGGACGGGTTTCTGAGCATTACCCGTTGGATCAAGGTTCCGCCCCGCGATGAAGTCAAATTATTGGCCACGGTGATAGCGGCGCTTAAAAAGGCCGGCATTCAACAACCAGGCCAACAAATGTTGATGATACGCGGCTGGCAAACCAGCACCTTGTTGATCAAAAACGGCGTCATCACTCGACATGAAATCGATAGTTTGAAGCAGTTTTGCCAAGCGCGTGGTTTCGATCCGGTCTATTACCCCGGCATCGCCGAAGCTGAAGTCAACCGCTTCAATATGCAACAGCAGCCTTATCTGTATCGGTCCATCACGGCGTTATTGGGTGATGACAGTCGCGCGTTCATGGCGGCCTATAAATTCAATGTCGAGGTGGCGACGGACGATAAACCCTATTTGTTTCACTTTTTTAAATGGGAAACCCTGCCCGAGGTACTACCGTTATTGCGTAGTGGTGGCGGTTTTTTGTTAGAGAGCGGCTATCTGTTGTTAGTCGCCGCCTTGGCGCAGGCGATATTCGCCAGTCTGATCTTGATCGGATTGCCGTTGTGCTTATGCGGAAACAAGTTAGGCATACAGCCGGGCTCGAGCAATCATTTGAATATCTTGCTGTATTTCTTCTGTCTAGGGCTAGCCTTCCTATTTATCGAAATTGCTTTTATCCAGAAATTCGTCTTGATTCTACATCATCCCTTGTACGCGGTTACCGTGGTACTCGGTACTTTTCTGTTGAGCGCGGGCGCCGGCAGCCATTACTCGCGAAAATACCCGGCGATCGGCAAACGTCCGCCGGTGCTGATGCCGATTGCGGCCATAGCCGGATTGAGTCTGTTATATGTGTTGAATTTCGAGGCTATCGGTGGCTTTGTGTTGGGGCTAGGCTTGGTCGGCCGTTATCTATTGTCGGTGCTGTTGATCGCACCCTTGGGATTTTGCATGGGCATGCCGTTTCCGATGGCGCTGGCTAGACTGAGTCAAACGGCGCCGGCATTGATACCTTGGGCTTGGGGCATCAACGGCTGCGCGTCGGTGATCAGCGCAATCCTGGCGACCTTGATTGCGATGCAGTTCGGTTTTACGGCGCTAATCATGCTGGCGATTGGGTTCTACGGTCTGGCGCTCTGGTGTTTTCCCACGCTGGCAAGATGA
- a CDS encoding protein-L-isoaspartate(D-aspartate) O-methyltransferase, translating to MKKTMRLIFWLIVIGMILLLFSSHVVAEDDFEQQRLAMVDQIKADVVSTRDFLQREVLDQRVLDALSKVPRHIFVPNKQRPHAYENRPLPIGHGQTISQPYIVAVMTDLLRLKASDKVLEIGTGSGYQAAILAELADSVYSIEIVEPLAHQAAENLMQSGYDKVRTRMGDGYYGWESEAPFDAIVVTAVSSHIPPPLIKQLKPGGRMIIPVGAPFMTQYLVLVTKTIDGAITTRQILPVSFVPLTGQH from the coding sequence ATGAAAAAAACAATGCGTCTGATTTTTTGGCTCATCGTTATCGGCATGATTTTGCTGTTGTTTTCCAGTCATGTTGTTGCCGAAGACGATTTTGAGCAGCAACGGCTAGCCATGGTCGATCAGATCAAGGCCGATGTGGTGTCGACGCGCGATTTCCTGCAACGGGAAGTGCTCGACCAGCGGGTACTCGATGCGCTAAGCAAGGTGCCGCGGCATATCTTCGTCCCGAATAAACAACGTCCCCATGCCTATGAAAACAGACCGCTGCCGATCGGCCATGGTCAGACGATTTCCCAGCCCTATATCGTCGCGGTGATGACCGATTTATTGCGGCTCAAGGCCAGCGACAAGGTGCTGGAAATCGGTACCGGTTCGGGCTATCAGGCGGCGATTCTAGCCGAATTAGCCGATAGCGTTTACAGCATCGAGATCGTGGAACCGCTTGCTCACCAGGCGGCCGAAAACCTGATGCAAAGTGGTTATGACAAGGTTCGTACGCGTATGGGCGACGGCTATTACGGCTGGGAGAGCGAGGCTCCTTTCGACGCCATCGTGGTGACGGCGGTGTCTAGCCATATTCCGCCGCCGCTGATTAAGCAATTGAAGCCTGGCGGACGGATGATTATTCCGGTTGGAGCACCGTTCATGACCCAATATCTGGTTTTGGTAACAAAAACAATTGACGGCGCAATCACGACCCGGCAAATTTTGCCGGTCAGTTTCGTGCCGTTGACCGGCCAGCATTGA
- a CDS encoding putative bifunctional diguanylate cyclase/phosphodiesterase, whose product MKTVQPRFPYDQRKFSATHNPKSFKSVAEADFEKILFWHLLYKLDAYTAVFVLNPANGFRLVFGIESLCRTMKKTNPLASAICISDCMPALTLVKLGELWSQVGSMGSAAIKTDFMLASGKAMAVDVSLHAHEFSGQKMLVGYLRDAREPKLADNGLRQLQGLLEQIARGAEMRGIFEQIALSVESTKPGSYCSILILDENRTRFQIAAAPSLSESYRAELDALVASDRSGCNKDCVVSALMGKRQIRADIGAQSCGSVCQQLKIEIGAAACWSEPIFSSANRLLGIIRVYLTQASVPDDADLALLRQASHLSSLVIEREGIKRKSVDHAGGNSLAGSHNRHLIGSRLREQAERCNRQGLSMALLFINLDHFKEVNVALGFQLGDQLLAQAEERIRGSVRDSDAVVRLAGDEFVVIIPPYKGHLNAGLIGEHIVEALAKPFQLDNSIAHISASVGIAYYPEDADDIDQLLDCADQSMYAVKKAGRNGVNFFTRSLHSEVQDNLQLSNDLRGALQAGQFKVYFQPIVNILNQHIEKAEALIRWQHPERGMVSPDQFIPIAEEIGEIHEIGDWVFRQAAEVAIQWQRSCLNCPCGLRDLQVSVNMSPLQFMHGTPDVLWIDHLRTIGLNPKTMVIEITEGSLLNDRADVMEKLGNFRAAGMQIAMDDFGTGYSAMAYLKKFDIHYLKIDRSFVRDLETDPGDLVIAEAIIVMAHRLGLKVIAEGVETQGQRDRLAAVGCDYLQGYLYAKPMSAEDFLLFVQSVRTT is encoded by the coding sequence CGGCTGGTGTTCGGCATTGAATCCTTATGCCGTACGATGAAAAAAACCAACCCGCTGGCATCGGCTATTTGTATTTCCGATTGCATGCCGGCCTTGACCCTAGTTAAGCTCGGCGAGCTATGGAGCCAGGTGGGTAGCATGGGCTCGGCGGCAATCAAAACCGATTTTATGCTGGCATCGGGGAAAGCCATGGCCGTTGATGTTTCCTTGCATGCACATGAATTTAGCGGCCAAAAAATGTTGGTCGGCTATCTGCGCGACGCGCGCGAACCTAAATTAGCCGACAATGGCTTGCGTCAACTACAAGGCTTATTGGAACAAATTGCACGCGGCGCGGAAATGCGCGGCATTTTCGAACAAATTGCCTTGTCCGTGGAGTCAACGAAGCCGGGAAGTTATTGTTCCATATTGATTCTGGATGAAAACCGTACACGATTTCAAATAGCCGCCGCTCCCTCGCTTTCCGAATCCTATCGGGCCGAGCTCGATGCGTTGGTAGCGTCGGATCGCAGCGGCTGCAACAAGGACTGTGTGGTATCGGCCCTGATGGGAAAAAGGCAGATTCGGGCCGATATCGGCGCGCAATCCTGCGGGAGCGTTTGCCAGCAATTGAAAATCGAAATCGGCGCGGCGGCCTGCTGGTCGGAGCCGATTTTTTCGTCGGCCAATCGATTACTGGGCATCATCCGCGTTTACTTGACTCAGGCTTCCGTACCGGATGATGCCGATTTGGCGCTGCTGCGCCAGGCTAGCCATTTGAGTAGCCTCGTCATCGAGCGGGAGGGGATAAAAAGAAAATCCGTTGATCATGCCGGCGGCAATTCCTTGGCCGGTTCACATAATCGGCACTTGATCGGTAGTCGCCTGCGAGAACAGGCCGAAAGATGTAACCGTCAAGGCTTGAGCATGGCTCTACTGTTCATCAATCTGGATCACTTTAAGGAGGTTAACGTAGCGTTGGGCTTCCAGCTGGGCGATCAGTTGTTGGCGCAGGCCGAGGAGCGGATCCGTGGCAGTGTTCGAGACTCGGATGCCGTCGTTCGTCTGGCGGGTGATGAGTTTGTGGTGATTATTCCACCCTACAAGGGGCATTTGAATGCCGGTTTGATAGGAGAGCATATTGTCGAAGCCTTGGCTAAGCCGTTTCAACTCGATAATTCCATTGCCCATATTTCCGCCAGCGTCGGTATCGCCTATTACCCCGAAGACGCCGACGACATCGATCAGTTACTGGATTGCGCCGATCAGTCGATGTATGCGGTTAAAAAAGCCGGACGGAACGGCGTCAATTTCTTCACCCGCTCCCTGCATAGCGAGGTACAGGATAATCTGCAATTGAGCAACGACTTGCGTGGCGCCTTGCAAGCCGGCCAGTTCAAGGTTTACTTCCAACCGATCGTCAATATCCTTAACCAACACATCGAAAAAGCCGAAGCCCTGATACGCTGGCAGCATCCCGAGCGTGGCATGGTGAGCCCCGATCAGTTTATTCCGATTGCCGAGGAGATCGGCGAGATACATGAAATCGGCGACTGGGTATTTCGGCAAGCGGCTGAAGTGGCGATCCAGTGGCAAAGATCATGCTTGAACTGCCCTTGCGGCCTAAGAGATCTCCAAGTTAGCGTCAATATGTCTCCGTTACAGTTTATGCATGGTACTCCGGACGTGCTGTGGATCGATCATTTACGCACTATCGGCTTGAATCCAAAGACCATGGTGATTGAGATTACCGAAGGTTCGCTGTTGAATGACCGGGCCGATGTGATGGAGAAACTGGGAAACTTCCGCGCGGCCGGCATGCAGATCGCGATGGACGATTTCGGTACCGGTTATTCGGCCATGGCTTATCTGAAAAAATTCGATATCCATTATTTGAAGATAGACCGCTCCTTCGTTCGGGATCTGGAAACCGATCCGGGCGATCTGGTCATCGCCGAAGCGATCATAGTGATGGCCCACCGGCTCGGTTTGAAGGTGATCGCCGAAGGCGTGGAAACCCAGGGCCAGCGAGATCGGTTGGCGGCGGTGGGCTGCGATTATCTGCAGGGTTATTTGTATGCGAAACCCATGTCGGCCGAGGATTTTTTGCTGTTTGTACAATCCGTTCGAACAACATAA
- a CDS encoding EAL domain-containing protein, producing the protein MPNGFIHFDKSYRHHADLLSEGRRFHPEQTSRMTMGNLPIATVRYDRNFRRIYASPIYLQIIVSERAAEILGKSVDELWWPTNISAKAYRSVLEQVMFSGRESEVTLEWTDPDGRPVSYIEKLVPEYDDSGEIVGVSVLVIDISSLRRQQLIENNRQRVFERLAHGDDLAGILALVATYVESAKPDSYCAILVLDETRTRFQTVVAPSIPDPYRAIFDSQFLLQEPGHCQGWAASAARAERMIVEDFSQHDCLSSCQTIARKMGSNACWSEPIFSSSRHLQGVLCVYLKQTGLPNQDDSALLLQAAQLSSLSIERKRLEQQIYSQACYDPLTNLPNRRLFSDRLHEEIIKAERGNYGLAVLFIDLDHFKDVNDSWGHAAGDGLLVEAAQRIQACVRETDTVARLGGDEFVIILPEIANARHFERVAQNIVSVMRRPFYHGEQNTSVSASIGIAIYPKDATNPESLIRCADQAMYAAKEAGRNTYNVSARRLSKPERRRLQLNNDLHEALTKGQFDVYYQPIMDVRDGHVVKAEALLRWHHPELGSVPPDQFIPIAEETGMILEIGAWVLRDAADTAKRWNALLNQQGPKQICVNMSIRQFIADRADQHAIDCLLVAGLDPAHIAMEITEGLLLNDCPKLAQTLENLHARGIQLSLDDFGSGISGISNLKRANIDYLKIDCSIIRDLESDQSHRAMVEAIVVMAQTLGLKVIAEGVETAGQGSLLAAMGCELQQGYLYSRPLPAEAFLAFVQHPKQVESSQQSPTIGGNVEAAFGGEKFKIF; encoded by the coding sequence ATGCCAAATGGATTTATACACTTTGATAAGAGCTATCGACACCATGCCGACTTGTTATCGGAAGGCCGGCGCTTTCATCCTGAACAGACATCCAGGATGACGATGGGAAACCTACCGATAGCGACGGTACGTTATGACCGGAATTTCCGCAGGATTTACGCCAGTCCGATTTATTTACAAATTATCGTCAGTGAAAGGGCGGCGGAAATACTGGGCAAATCCGTCGACGAACTCTGGTGGCCCACCAATATCTCCGCCAAGGCTTATCGGTCGGTGCTGGAACAGGTGATGTTCAGCGGCAGGGAATCCGAAGTGACACTGGAATGGACAGACCCGGATGGCCGCCCAGTCAGCTACATAGAGAAACTGGTGCCGGAATACGACGACTCCGGCGAGATTGTCGGGGTGTCGGTTTTAGTGATCGATATCAGCTCTCTACGTCGGCAACAGCTAATCGAAAACAATCGTCAACGCGTGTTCGAGAGATTGGCTCACGGCGATGATTTAGCCGGTATTTTGGCGCTCGTGGCGACCTATGTCGAATCCGCGAAACCCGACAGCTATTGCGCAATTTTGGTGCTGGATGAAACCCGAACGCGGTTTCAAACGGTGGTGGCCCCTTCCATTCCCGATCCCTATAGAGCGATATTCGATTCACAATTTTTGCTCCAGGAACCTGGACACTGTCAGGGTTGGGCGGCGTCGGCCGCGCGAGCCGAAAGAATGATCGTGGAGGATTTCAGCCAACACGATTGTTTGAGTTCTTGCCAGACAATTGCGCGCAAAATGGGCTCAAACGCCTGTTGGTCCGAGCCTATTTTTTCCTCGTCGCGGCATTTGCAAGGCGTGCTGTGCGTTTACCTGAAGCAAACCGGCTTGCCTAACCAAGACGACTCGGCGTTACTGCTGCAAGCCGCCCAGTTGAGCTCGCTGTCGATAGAGCGCAAGCGCCTCGAGCAACAAATCTACAGCCAGGCTTGTTACGATCCCTTGACCAATCTGCCTAACCGACGCTTGTTCAGCGACCGTTTACACGAGGAAATCATCAAGGCCGAGCGTGGCAATTATGGCTTAGCCGTGTTATTTATCGATCTGGACCACTTTAAGGATGTCAACGATAGCTGGGGGCACGCGGCTGGTGACGGTTTATTGGTGGAAGCCGCGCAACGGATACAGGCTTGTGTTCGAGAAACCGATACCGTGGCTCGACTAGGCGGCGATGAATTTGTCATTATCCTGCCGGAAATCGCCAATGCCCGCCACTTTGAACGAGTAGCGCAGAATATCGTTTCCGTCATGCGGCGGCCTTTTTATCATGGCGAGCAAAATACCTCGGTATCGGCCAGCATCGGCATTGCGATCTATCCCAAGGATGCGACTAACCCCGAGTCCCTGATCCGTTGCGCCGATCAAGCGATGTATGCAGCCAAGGAAGCCGGTCGCAATACTTACAACGTCTCAGCCCGCCGATTATCGAAACCCGAGCGGCGGCGTTTGCAACTGAACAACGATTTACACGAGGCGCTGACCAAGGGCCAATTCGATGTCTATTACCAGCCTATCATGGATGTCCGCGACGGGCATGTAGTCAAGGCCGAAGCACTCCTGCGCTGGCATCATCCCGAGCTGGGTTCTGTCCCGCCGGATCAATTCATTCCCATCGCCGAGGAAACCGGCATGATTCTGGAGATCGGCGCCTGGGTATTGCGGGACGCGGCGGATACCGCCAAACGCTGGAATGCGCTACTCAATCAACAAGGTCCGAAACAAATATGCGTCAATATGTCCATCCGGCAATTCATCGCGGATCGCGCAGACCAGCATGCTATCGACTGTTTGCTAGTGGCCGGGCTCGATCCCGCTCATATCGCGATGGAAATCACCGAGGGATTGTTGCTCAACGATTGCCCCAAGCTGGCCCAAACACTTGAAAACCTGCATGCACGCGGTATTCAGCTTTCCCTGGATGATTTTGGTAGCGGCATTTCCGGAATATCCAATCTAAAGAGAGCCAACATTGACTATCTGAAAATTGATTGTTCCATTATTCGTGATCTGGAATCCGATCAGTCTCACAGGGCAATGGTGGAAGCTATCGTGGTGATGGCTCAAACCTTAGGCCTGAAAGTGATTGCGGAAGGGGTCGAAACCGCCGGCCAAGGCTCTTTGTTGGCGGCCATGGGCTGTGAGTTGCAGCAGGGTTATTTATACTCCCGTCCGTTGCCGGCCGAAGCATTTTTAGCATTCGTTCAACACCCCAAACAAGTCGAATCCAGTCAACAAAGCCCAACAATCGGCGGGAATGTTGAGGCTGCTTTTGGGGGAGAAAAATTTAAAATTTTCTGA
- a CDS encoding YbhB/YbcL family Raf kinase inhibitor-like protein yields the protein MNSVSSATLLVACSLIYSATGLAEGEFNMPLILKSNDFVHQGEIPPTLTCDNGDSSPALSWSGLPANTKSLVLIVDDPDAPDPAKPKMTWVHWILYNLPPTATELAQGVAADDLPAGTLQGKNDWGQSGYGGPCPPIGRHRYFHKLYALDIELPNLHQPNKAQLEAAMAGHIMEKAELIGTYQRQQ from the coding sequence ATGAATTCAGTTTCATCCGCCACTCTTTTAGTGGCGTGCAGCCTTATTTATAGCGCAACCGGTCTGGCCGAGGGAGAATTCAACATGCCGCTAATCCTAAAATCGAATGATTTTGTTCATCAAGGTGAAATTCCGCCAACCTTAACCTGTGACAATGGTGATAGTTCGCCGGCGTTAAGTTGGTCCGGACTTCCGGCCAATACCAAAAGTCTAGTCTTGATCGTCGATGATCCCGACGCGCCGGACCCAGCCAAACCAAAAATGACCTGGGTACACTGGATACTTTATAACCTGCCGCCGACCGCGACCGAATTAGCGCAAGGCGTGGCCGCCGACGATTTACCCGCCGGCACGCTACAGGGTAAAAACGACTGGGGACAAAGCGGCTATGGTGGCCCTTGCCCCCCGATTGGGCGACATCGATATTTCCACAAACTCTATGCGTTGGACATCGAACTGCCCAACCTGCATCAGCCCAACAAAGCCCAACTGGAAGCAGCCATGGCTGGTCATATCATGGAAAAGGCCGAATTGATCGGAACCTATCAACGCCAACAATAA